In Thermus hydrothermalis, the genomic window GGGGGGAAGGCGCTTTGAGCCCCTTCCTCCTCAAAGCCCCTCAGGGCCTCAACCAGGATAGGCCCCTTTGGCCTTTCCGTCAAGGAGAAAGAGGAAAAGGGCGAGGAGGGCGAGGCCCGCCCCCACCCCGAAGGCCACCTCGGCGCCGAAAGCCTGCCAGAGGAGCCCAAAAAGGAGGCTTGCGGGGAGAAGGAGCACCCCCACCACGGTGTGGTAGAGGCCAATGGCGCTGGCCTTGGCCTCTGCTGGGACCAAGGTGGCGAGGTAGGCCCGGCTACTCCCCTCAAAGGCGGCGGAGTAGAGGGCATAGAGGAGCAAAGAGGCCACGCCCCAAGGGGCGCTTTCCGCCCAGGCGAAGCCCAGGTAGACCAGGGCGTAGACGAAAAACCCCAAGGCCACCACCCGCCTGAGGCCCAACCGGTCCGCCAGGCTCCCCAAGGGGTA contains:
- a CDS encoding MFS transporter, which encodes GRAYGLHRGLDTLGATLGPLLAYLLLPHVGVRGVFWASAVPAGLAFLALFLVREPASRPPSSHLPPLRLRAMPPAYRRFLLLSGLFALALSSNAFLLLRLKDLGLSQEAVALAYTAYNLLYALLSYPLGSLADRLGLRRVVALGFFVYALVYLGFAWAESAPWGVASLLLYALYSAAFEGSSRAYLATLVPAEAKASAIGLYHTVVGVLLLPASLLFGLLWQAFGAEVAFGVGAGLALLALFLFLLDGKAKGAYPG